The window ATATAGTTTTGGAACATCATTTGTATCAGTTATTATAACATTGTACTCCCTAAaataattgctgagatctgggaacatggTGCAACAGGCTAACAACGAGTGGTCAGAGGTACggacaggttgtaaacaagcaTTTTAGGCAAATTATCAGAAACTTTTTGTATAGTTGTAAAACTGAAATGCTGATAATAAACCCTCGGTTTACAGGAATACTGTGCACACACCAACAAACATTTCAGTCGAAATTCAACcgtttgcttttgttttagcCTTAAGCTCCAAATCTAAGTTTGGCTAAGTGGAGGAGTAGTTTAAAAGCTGTCTGATTGTTTAAGTGCTGGGGTTTCTTGCTCTGTCTGACTTCATTTTGAAGAATGTGGCCATTTCCCCATATCTAAACACATTAACATGGTAAGTATCATGTTTTTATGACAATAAGAATTATGGCCAAAACTATCAAGATCCAAATTGTAATAAACTGGAATGAGAAACCTTTAAAGGTCTGGTGTGTTTACCTGAGATCACATGATTACTTGTACCCAGAATCCGTCTCATCGGGCTTCAGGTTATGTGCTTATGGCCAAACCATAGTGGTTTGGACCAATCAGCGTCCTGTGAAGAAGCTCTGGCAGCTACAGGTTTAGGTATGACAGCAGCAAGAGAGGCGAGCGTTTATTTGAACACAGCAATGGCAGCTCTAAAAGAGGTTTGCATGGATGCTGCTTTACCATCAGTTATATCAGACCTGGAGAGTCGCTTCATTAAAAGGCGAACAAAGAACGTTAGGAGTTTGGGCCATCTAGTAGTGAGGTTGCAGAGCTCCCTCTGTTGATATAAagggctcattctaaggtaagATAAACATTTTCAGGTTATTATACACTAGTGAAAACATAATTAGGAAGATTGTTTCTAATGTCTGCCATTAGAgccccctaaatcctacacactggacatTTAAGTGTGGAAATGCAGGAATTGTGCAAAACCTTTCCTCATCAGTCAGATCCACTCATCTGACACGCTGACTTTTGTCTTATCAGGATTATCATACCATAATAACATCTCCCATGGACTTGGGAACCATCAAGAAACGACTTGAGAACAACTACTATTGGAGTGCGAGTGAATGCATGCAAGACTTCAACACCATGTTCACCAACTGCTACATATATAACAAGGTGAGGAGCTCCGTGATTGGACATGCAGCACGCTGGTTCGCCTCACAGACACCTGAACCCTCActgctgtccctctgtcctctaGCCTACAGACGACATCGTGCTGATGGCCCTCGCCTTGGAAAAGATTTTCTTGCAAAAAGTTGCCCAGATGCCGCAGAACGAAGTAGAGGTTTTTCCTCATGCGGCCAAAGGGAAGGGCAAAAAAAGTAGCGCTCCAGGTAATGAACTCTGAGCAGATGCTTCAGGCGACCTCACGTGTTCCTCACAGCACATAATCGTCGAGATAACGAAGGGGAATGCTGTCAGACCAGTCTGTGTGGTTTTCAGAGTGTACGCTGTCTGCGCCTGTGTAACGAAAGGTCAAATGGTTAAATTAAGAGCTCCCTTTAAATATATATGATCTCCCCTAATTTTGCTTCCAGCGTTTACAGGCGGTGAAACGTTGTGAATGTCGTTGCAGTCGTTTATCTCAGTGCATATTTCACCCTGTATGAACATCAGCGTCACCCTTAagcctcagccagcagcagtgATTAAGTGCATCAGTAGCTCCCTGCcactcctcttttttctctcgtTTTGAAATGACAGCGCTCAGTGCTGCAAGCCAGATACATTCTCTCCTATTGGTCCTCTAGTAAGGTTTCACTGTGCAGTCACTGAATTCAGGTTTCTTCTTAGGTGTGTTATTGTCATTCCAGCTAAATTAGAATCCATTAGAAATGTATGTGGTTGTTTCTCTAATGTTTATGTGCACATGTTGGAGTGGACCCTTGCTCAGAATCACTGTCACTAAGAAAGTCTGCTCattgtacacaaacagaaaagcatGAAGAAAAACTGTGGGTTTCTATTCatctaaaaaaaatctgtgtattttgtgcttttcttgtaCAGGTGGGCAGAATGGAACAGTGGCCACATCTTTGGCTACATGTCAGCCCAGCTTCAGCCACACACCCTCCGGCTCATCGTCAGTGCCCACACAGTTTTCCCCAAAGGTGAGTCACCATTTGTGTCTTTGACCCTCCACCGTATCATTTTAAAATTGCAGAGCATGAGGAGATTTTTTATCttgttgtggtgtttttttttttttttttgccaatgaAGAATACAGGCCTGAAGCAGAAGGCCAGCGCCTGTTTTAGCGATTTATCGGAAAGCAAGAGGAGACGTGGAAACTCGGGCCAAGTCATCAGTCCCCCCAGGAAGGAGTTGCTACAACAAGAAAGTGAGCAAGGCAGACTGAGCGAACAGCTCAGATACTGCAGTGATATCCTGAAGGAAATGCTGTCTAAGAAACACGCAGCCTACGCCTGGCCGTTCTACAAGCCCGTCGACGCCGaggctctgcagctgcatgattaccatgacatcatcaagtTCCCCATGGATCTCAGCACTGTCAAAGTATAAACTGTGATTTTACACAGACAAATGCATTTTCTCTGTGGTTGTTCATTTTTTGTGATTGATGTTGTCTTTGATAACTTTCATCTCCAGAAAAAGATGGATGGCAGAGAGTACCTGGATGCACAAGGCTTCGCTGCAGACGTGAGGTTGATTTTTTCCAACTGCTACAAATACAACCCTCCGCATCTTGATGTCGTCGCCCAGGCCAGAAAACTTCAGGTGCGTTTTGAATCGTTACACTTAGTAAATAAAGAATTTAAAACGGGCTCCAGTTTCTATTTCATTCCTTCATTATTGCACATCCTTGCTTTAGAGCGTGTTCGAGAAGAGGTTTGCAAAGATGCCCGAAGAGCCAGTGGAGCTGAATTCACCGATGAGTGCCGTGTCTGCTCAGAGTGCAGGTTTCAGTGGGATGAGTGTCAACAGCTCCCCTAACTTGGACAAATCGGACTTTGCAGAGGAGCACACCACCCGGCTCGCTGAGTTGCACGAACAGGTGGGTGCAGAACAGGTGCGTTTCTCCACAGATCTCTTTGTCTGCTAACCCAAACCTGTTTCTTAAACAGCTTTGGCCTTTCCTGATGGATCCAgtgactacatttacatgcacaaaatattctgttttttgcctttattttttttaaaaagacattgtTTCTACGAAGCTCTTTACAAagccaatgaaaatgaatattcctACACTAATATTCCCATTCAAATGTAGCCATGATACCACCTTCTTGAAAAGGTTGGCAATGCAATATTTGCACATATCTAAAATCCTGTTGACATCCAAGTCATGATGTTTAAAAGTAGGTGTGTGCGGAACCACATTAGTCCAATTCTGTTGACACTCTACCCAGCTTAACGCTGTTCATGAGCAGCTCACTGCCCTCTCTGATGTCCCGGTGATGAGACCAATGACAAAAGAGAAGGACGACAGCAGGCCAAATAAAGGAAGCACAAACTCCTGCTCCAGGTAGGATGTTTTCCATCACTGAAGCACTCCTATTTTTGTAGTTTGTACCTTCCACAGAGAGGACTTTGACTCCTCTGCCTTGTATTTCAGGCAGCTGTGGAAGCGAAGCAAAGCCTGGGATTCCGATGATGAATCCCTGGCGATGACGTATGATGAGAAGCACCAGCTGAGCCTGGACATAAACCGGTTGCCTGGCATGAAGCTGGGCCGCGTGGTGCACATCATTCAAACATTAGAGCCCTCAGTGTGCGACACCAACCCAGACGAGATCGAGATCGACTTCGAGATCCTGAAGCCGTCCACTCTGCGTGAGCTGGAGCAATACGTGAAGTCCTGTCTGCATAAGAAGTTTAGGAAATTTCAGAGTAAGTTTGAAGCCTTGATGCCATCTTGTTTGAATTATTCGATGTGAAATGTCATCAGCGTCTGCAGCATTTCATCTCTAACAGCGCTTCCTTGACCCTCCCTCCAGAGAAAAGCGGTCGAGCTGTGTCTCATCATgccggctgcagcagctcctcagattctgccaccagcagctccagtgACTCCAGTTCAGAAAACAGCGACTCGTGACGactgtaatgtttttatttatttcttcctttgtttcccGTTCACCGTTAAACTTTGCTTATTTTTGTATTCGATATGTGTTCAGTATCTGGAAAACTAAACCTGCCACACAGCGTCTTCGTATTCACCGCAGCTTCTCTCACTTTGTTTCTTTATTACCGGCAATATCCGTCACTGGCTTTTCTTATCAGACGCTATAAATTCACAACATAGCGAGATGTCACGCTGCCGGGGCTCGGCACATTTCATAACATTGGAGTTCCAACCAATATCCTGTCTGTCATTCATTTTGTCCACACTGTCTAAGTACAGCACGGGCCTTTTCTAAATACATCACAGaagtgcagttttttaaatacattCTTTGTAACACCCAGTTGTTGCACTAGACAGCTCTCAACAGCAGCTGTTTAAGTTGTGAGTGGGGCCATTTAGCAATGATTATGTCTATACTTTTAGTATTTTTTTATACTAGAAAGTAGAGAGAGACAAGCTAGAAGACTAACCAGAGAATGTTTCCAGGTAAGCAAAGGTACACAGCTTCcctcacatttcagtttttacatgTGTCAGAAGGATTTGTCTGTT is drawn from Chaetodon trifascialis isolate fChaTrf1 chromosome 20, fChaTrf1.hap1, whole genome shotgun sequence and contains these coding sequences:
- the LOC139349107 gene encoding bromodomain-containing protein 3-like isoform X2 — protein: MLADTNPDPPRLANPPPPEVTNPNKPGRRTNQLRYMQNVVIKSLWRHQFSWPFYQPVDAVSLGLSDYHTIITSPMDLGTIKKRLENNYYWSASECMQDFNTMFTNCYIYNKPTDDIVLMALALEKIFLQKVAQMPQNEVEVFPHAAKGKGKKSSAPGGQNGTVATSLATCQPSFSHTPSGSSSVPTQFSPKNTGLKQKASACFSDLSESKRRRGNSGQVISPPRKELLQQESEQGRLSEQLRYCSDILKEMLSKKHAAYAWPFYKPVDAEALQLHDYHDIIKFPMDLSTVKKKMDGREYLDAQGFAADVRLIFSNCYKYNPPHLDVVAQARKLQSVFEKRFAKMPEEPVELNSPMSAVSAQSAGFSGMSVNSSPNLDKSDFAEEHTTRLAELHEQLNAVHEQLTALSDVPVMRPMTKEKDDSRPNKGSTNSCSRQLWKRSKAWDSDDESLAMTYDEKHQLSLDINRLPGMKLGRVVHIIQTLEPSVCDTNPDEIEIDFEILKPSTLRELEQYVKSCLHKKFRKFQKKSGRAVSHHAGCSSSSDSATSSSSDSSSENSDS
- the LOC139349107 gene encoding bromodomain-containing protein 3-like isoform X1, with protein sequence MLADTNPDPPRLANPPPPEVTNPNKPGRRTNQLRYMQNVVIKSLWRHQFSWPFYQPVDAVSLGLSDYHTIITSPMDLGTIKKRLENNYYWSASECMQDFNTMFTNCYIYNKPTDDIVLMALALEKIFLQKVAQMPQNEVEVFPHAAKGKGKKSSAPGGQNGTVATSLATCQPSFSHTPSGSSSVPTQFSPKNTGLKQKASACFSDLSESKRRRGNSGQVISPPRKELLQQESEQGRLSEQLRYCSDILKEMLSKKHAAYAWPFYKPVDAEALQLHDYHDIIKFPMDLSTVKKKMDGREYLDAQGFAADVRLIFSNCYKYNPPHLDVVAQARKLQSVFEKRFAKMPEEPVELNSPMSAVSAQSAGFSGMSVNSSPNLDKSDFAEEHTTRLAELHEQVGAEQLNAVHEQLTALSDVPVMRPMTKEKDDSRPNKGSTNSCSRQLWKRSKAWDSDDESLAMTYDEKHQLSLDINRLPGMKLGRVVHIIQTLEPSVCDTNPDEIEIDFEILKPSTLRELEQYVKSCLHKKFRKFQKKSGRAVSHHAGCSSSSDSATSSSSDSSSENSDS